The Clostridiales bacterium genome has a window encoding:
- a CDS encoding ankyrin repeat domain-containing protein — MKKNNLRFVSEWLRENKMLCALSENGEKEKVREVNMTDNNGFTALMNVCANNPPKEVVELLLNRGAEVNMKDKYGQTALMYALGVIHQKKW, encoded by the coding sequence ATGAAGAAAAATAATTTGAGATTTGTTTCTGAGTGGTTAAGAGAAAATAAAATGTTGTGTGCGTTGAGTGAAAATGGGGAGAAAGAAAAGGTAAGAGAAGTGAATATGACGGATAATAATGGATTTACAGCGTTGATGAATGTATGTGCAAATAATCCACCAAAAGAAGTGGTAGAGCTATTGTTAAATCGTGGAGCAGAAGTGAATATGAAGGATAAATATGGCCAAACAGCGTTGATGTATGCATTGGGAGTAATAC